The Microcystis panniformis FACHB-1757 region GTTGTCAAACGGCCGAAGAAGCGGTTCGGGTGGCCCGTTTAGGGCGAGAAATGGCCAAATTATTGGGACAGGAAGACAATAACTTTATTAAACTCGAAGTTATTCCCGATCCTAAATATTTATTACCCGATCCGATCGGAACTTTGCAAGCGGCGGAACAATTAGTTAAAGAAGGTTTTGCCGTACTGCCCTATATTAACGCCGATCCTCTCTTAGCCAAACGTTTAGAGGAGGCCGGCTGCGCCACGGTTATGCCCCTAGGATCGCCGATTGGGTCGGGACAGGGGCTGAAAAATGAGGCAAATATCGCGATTATCATCGAATCGTCCCAAATTCCCGTGGTGGTAGATGCCGGGATCGGTACACCCTCAGAAGCAGCCCGGGCCATGGAAATGGGGGCCGATGCTTTATTAATTAACAGTGCGATCGCTATGGCGGCCAATCCGGCTATGATGGCCCAGGCCATGGCAATGGCGGCAAAAGCGGGACGTTTAGCCTATTTAGCGGGAAGAATGCCGATTAAGTCCTATGCTAGTCCTAGTTCCCCCCTGACGGGAACGATCGCCTAACCGATTAAGCTAGGAATGGGCTGTTTTCAGCTATTAGAGCCAGCAAAAATCTCTATGACTACAGACAATCAAACTGAGTATGTTGCCGCTTTAACTGATTTACACCGTGGACTTGACCGTAAAGGGCCTGGCGACTCTGACTTCTCCCTAAAAATTTTGAGTAATCTCTCTATTTTGCCCCTCAAGCCACGAATTGCCGATCTAGGATGTGGAAGTGGTGCTAGTGCTTTACTGCTGGCACAATACTACCAAAGCCCTGTCATGGCAGTGGACTCCTCATCGGTTTTTATCGACGAACTCAAAACCCGAGCAAAACAGCTTGGTCTTGAGCATTTAATCATTCCAATTCATGGTGACATGGCTAAACTTGATTGGTCAGTGGGTTCAGTTGATCTACTTTGGTCTGAGGGGGCTGCTTATAATCTTGGGTTTGAGCAAGCTCTTAAAATCTGGCGACCGCTTGTTTCTAACAACGGGATCGCCGTCATCTCGGAGATGAGTTGGTTTACTGATGAGCTACCAGAGCCGGCTGTGGCCTATTGGCAAAACGCCTATCATACAATGGGTAATGAGTTTGAGAATATCGTTCGGGCTAATAGGTCTGGTTTTAAGGTACTTTCTACCCAGAGGCTGCCCAGTCAGGTTTGGTGGCTCAATTATTATCAACCTCTCCGTGAGCGAATCGGGCAGCTGGAAATCAGCCCCAGTAGCCCATCGGTTATTCGTGAAACTGAAGAAGAGATGAAACTTTTTGAGAAATTCAGCAACTTCTATGGTTATACCTTCTATGTTCTGCAAGCGGCCTAGAAAAAAAGCCGTCCAATTTATGATCAGCTTTGTTTCGCAGTAATTCCTATTGTTTTAATCATCTGCGTCCGCAGGTGCAAAAACTACAGGAAACTCCCACCCTGCAGCGATTGCGGGAACAACAGATTAGAATTATCCAAACTCGTTAAAATAGGGGAGATTTGGCTATCTCCCCCCACACCACACCGGGATAAATCCCACAATTAACGCACTTCAAACAAACGATTGTCTGGTAAATTACTAATCGCTCGCTGGAGACTATTTAAGGATTTATTGTAATCAACGATCGCCTGTAGATAACGACTTCTGGCATCGGTTAAATCCCGTTGGGAGTTGATCACGTCCGTTTGGGTTCCCACACCGGCCTGAAAGCGTAAACGGGCTAATCGCAGACTTTCCGTGGCGGATTCAATGCTTTTTTGCGAAGTTTTAATGTTTTCTTGGTTAGAAATCAAATTATAGTAGGATTCCTCCACCTGAAGGCGAATTTCATTGCGACGGAGGGAGAATTCCGTATCGGCGCGATCGATGTTTCTTTCCGCTTGACGGGCGCGAGCAAAAGCACGACCACCATCAAAGAAAGTCCAACGAATCCGGCCGCCGACGCTAAAACCATCGCCAAAACCGGCATCATCACTGAGATCGTTAAGAACATTATACTCGCCCAAAAGGTCCACTTGGGGAATCACCGCCGAAATGGCGATCGAGCGATCCTCTTCGCTAATTTCCCTCTGTAAGAGTTGTTGTTCTAATTCGGCGCGATTTTTGTAGGCCAAAACGATACTATCATCAAGACTTAAGCCCCAAGTTCCCGCCTCGCGAATCTCATCGGCAGCGGTTAACTCGATGTGCTGACCGACACTCAATATCTGTGCCAGTCGCCGTCGGGAAATACGCTGGGTAGAAATCGCCCGGGTTAAGTCTTGGTTAGCGTTAGCGAGGTCAACTTCCGCCTGTAGGACAGCAAATCGGGTTCCTAGTCCCGCTTGCTCCAATAATTGTGCATCCCGTAAACTTTGACTAGCATCTTCGATCGCAGCTTGGGAGATCGCTACCTGAGCATCACCCCTCTGCAATTCATAATAGGCATCGGTGGCATCAAAACGAGTTTGTTCCGAGACTCGTTCCACCTCTAATTCCCGTTGCCGGATCACTTTTTCGGCCCTTTTGATCTGGGCTGTCCGTTCACCCCCTGTATAAACCCCATAGACAATCCGAACACTACCCTGAAGGTTGGTACTATCTTCTGGTGTAACTGCTGGGATTCCCTGTTGACGAGCCAAATTATTCTGTCTTTGGGCCGCTGCCGATTGATCTTGAGTGAGACTGGTTTCCGCTTCGGCCGTGGGTAATAAGGCCGCCTGTTGTTCCTTTAATTGGGCGCGAGCGATTTCTAAATCGACCCGGGCTGTCTGTAAGGTCTGATTATTTTTTAAAGCTAATTCGATCGCTTGATTTAAGGTGATCGGTTGTACTACCCTAATTCCCACCTCATCTGGTTTGGTGGGAAAAATTAGGGGATTGCCACTAGGATTAAGATAATTGGGGGCTTTGGGATCCGCTTCCGTGGTTGCCGGTGCCGCCGATGGACCGGGTAATTGAGAAACTGGATTGGCAGTAGGTCGGGGTTTCTTCAATAAATCGGCAGCGGACTGAGTTTGTGCCTTAACCGAGGATTCAGCCAAGAAAATCAACCCAAGCACCGCACTCACGGTAATACCATAACGCAAGAGCAACATGAGTATCTCGAAAGTAAACAGTAAACGATAAGAAGTAAATAAGCTCACACCACTATGTTGGCCGATTACTAATTACCGATAGTAACACGGGAGCATGAAAGCCACCGTCTTTTAAGCACCGGCTAAAATGAGATTCGATTGATTTTGAACGGGACATCAAAACAGCATTAGATTTAGCCCAAGACTTATAGGAGGTTCTCTATGGCTACAATTCAGACTTATCCTTGGGATGCAGCAGATCACTTGAAAACAAAAGAAGATATCGCCGCTTATCTGGAAGCTGCCCTCGAAGATGGCGATCCTAGCTTAGTAGTGGCAGCATTAGGCGATATTGCTCGTTCTCAAGGGATGACTCGTATTGCTCGTGAGACGGGTTTGGGACGGGAGAGTCTCTTTGACATCCTCGCCGCCGTAAAACGGACGGCGATTCCTCACCACGCCACTTTTTTAGGGTGGTCGCGTCAATGGGGTTGACGCAGATAGCGAAAAACGCTTAATTGCTTAAGTCTGACTCTTTCGACCCGTCCGTTTTGAGTGTCCGGATGCCGGACGGCCACTTTGAACAAGTCGAAAAAATCTCATGTTCAACCTTATTTCCTAGAAAGTTTTACTCGTTCAAGGCCGAATTTGAATTCTTTTCTGAACAAAACCCCCTACTATCTGTTGTCAAGGTTCAGTTTTTAGCTTGGTTATCGCTTTTTCCGTTGTAGCTTAAAGCCGTCCTAAAAGGACGGGGTTTTAACCCAAATTTTCGATAAATCTTTGTCGAATCAGGGTAATCCAGAGTTTGCTAAAGTTCTTAAGGTTTTGCAAGCACTTGGGTTACGCCTGCAAGTTGTACCCATTATCTAAAAATCCCCCATCACTAAGCCTACTCCATCCCGACGCGGATCGCCCGTAGCGGTTAACTCCCCCCAATCATTCACTGCCACCCCATGCACACCCCCAAAAAACATATTTTGTTCTTGCCACCGGGATACTTGAGTATTTGCGGGTAAAACCAGATTTTCGAGCAGATTTTCCCGATCTTCTAGGGGTTCAATCCCTAATTGTTGATTTTCCCAATGTATGCGCGAGGCAGCGATCGCATAGGGTAGAGATTGCCGAAAATCGATTAAATTGCTAATAACCTGTAAAATAGCGGTGCGAATGCGATTGGAACCCCCAGAACCGAGAACAAATCGCGGCTTTTCTTCCTCTAAAATCATCGTCGGCGACATCATTGAGGATAAACGACGATCAACGGGCCAATTGTGAAAACCAAAGGGATTTAAGTCCGCTTCCCCGATCATATTATTGAGCATAATTCCCGTCCCCGGCACGGTATAAGCCGATCCTTCGCCGTTGGAAAAGGTGGCACTGGCGGCGTTACCTTCCCCATCGATAACACTAATATGGGTGGTACTGCCCCATTTATTGGGATATTTGCCTAAAAATTCCGGTGAGAGGAACTTATCTTCGATTCCCTCCTGATGGATAAAATTATCGTAGCCTTGGGCCCGAGCTTGATTGGTTAAGGCCATCACTTCGGTTAAAATTTGCAGATGTTTGGCTCCTAGATGCTCTAAAGCCGATAAATTGACTCTTTCCAGTAATTTTAGGGCAAAAGCCAGGAGAATTCCTCCAGAACTAGGAGGCGGATTAGTCAGGATTTCGTACCCGCGATATTGGGTTTTTAGGGGTTTTCTCTCAAGGACTTGGTAATGACTTAAATCCTCTAGGGTAAGATAACCGCCCTCCTGCATATCCTTGGCGATTTGGTGGGCGATTTCTCCCTCATAAAAGTCTTTTACGCCTTTTTTGCTTAATTCCTCTAAGGTGTTGGCAAAATCCCTCATCACACAGCGATCGCCTGTCTGGAGGAGTTGGCCCTGGGGAGCATAGACTTTGACACCCTCTCTATCTTTAAGCAGGATAGAAGATAGTAAGCGCAAGCAAAAGCCGTTATATTGGCTCAAAATGTAGCCTTGTCGAGCATATTCGATCGCTGGCTCCGCTACCACGGTAAAGGGTAATTTTCCTAGTTTTTTCTGCACTATTTCCAATCCCCGTAATGCTCCGGTCGTTGCGATCGCACCTCGGCCAATGTGAAAATCTTGACTAGCACCACCAAAATCGATCGCCACTGGGTAAAAGTCGATATTTGTCAAGGGTTTTTTATATTTTGGAGTTTGACAAAAAAAATCAAAAAGGGTATTGACTTTTTCTTTGGTATGTGCTAGTAAAAAACCGCCGCCCCCCGCCGAAGCGAGGGTGAATTCGACCACGCAAGCCGCTAAAATCGAGCCAACTATCGCATCGAAGGCATTTCCGCCCATTTCTAAGATTAATTGTCCAGCTTCGGCAGTTTTTGGATGTCCTGCGGCGATAGCGCCCTTGCTTTTGCGAGTCACTTTGATTCAGTTATCAGTTATCAGTTATCAGTTATCAGTTATCAGTTATCAGTTATCAGTTATCAGTTATCAGTTATCAGTTATCAGTTATCAGTTATCAGTTATCAGTTATCAGTTATCAGTTCAGTTATCAGTTATCAGTTATCAGTTATCAGTTATCAGTTATCAGTTATCAGTTATCAGTTATCAGTGGGGAGATGGGGAAGTGGGGAAGTGGGGAAGTGGGGAAGTGGGGAAGTGGGGAGAAGGGAGAATAAATAAAAATAATCTCCTGACTCCTGTCTCCTGACTCCTGAATAGGGCTATTTTTTTAATTGCTTAACCGCTTGATAGATTTCGGGTAAACGCTTGTAAGCGGCTGCTACCTTGAGGAATAGTTTATGCGGCATAGCGGGAGAGCCAGAAACCACTTCTCCTGCCCCGATATCGTTGTGAATGCCGGTTTGGGCTGTTGCGATCGCACCGTCCCCGATCACGGCTTGATTGGCAATGCCCACCTGTCCTGCTAAAATAACGCGATTGCCCAATTTTACGCCTCCTGCCATGCCCACCTGTCCTGCTAGGGCGCAAGCTTGGCCAATTTGGCAATTATGGGCAATATGGACGAGATTATCGATCTTAGTCTGGCTACCGATGCGGGTTTCTCCCACTGCCGGACGATCAACCGTGCTATTACAGCCAATTTCTACCCCATCTTCTAAGACCACGATACCCGATTGTTCCATCTTAAACCAGCCTTCGGGAACTGGCACAAAACCGAAGCCCTCCGCACCAATAACAGCGCCACTGTGGATAACGCAATCATTGCCGATTTGTACCCGTTCATGGATGGTACAGTTAGCGTGGAGAATTGTGCGATCACCAATATGCACTCCGGGGTAAATAACGGCGTTAGGATGAATGCACACCCCATCACCGAGGGTGACATTGGCTTCTACCACGGCATGGGCCCCGATGGCGACTTTATGGCCGATTTTAGCCGATGGATGCACCACGGCGGTGGCGTGAATGTAGGGTTGGGGCTGAAAGGGTTGATAGAATAATTTGATGGCGTGGGCGAATAAAAGTCGGGGATTGGCACTAGCTAACCAAGCGATGCCGCGTTCGTCGGCCTGTTGTTGTAAATTGGTATCCAGGGGCAGAATTAGGGCAGTAGCGTCAGTTTTGGCGACAAAGGCAGCAAATTTTCCCCCTTCGATATAGCTAATGGTATCGACTAGGGCGGTTTCGATGGGAGTTATGGCTTTAATTTGGGGATTTCTGTCGGGATAGGCGGTCAAACTCTGGGATTGTACTAAAGGACTTAATTTTTGGGCAATTTCACTAAATTTCATAAATATATATTGCGATCGAGATAGGGCTTATCCTAGGATAGTTTAAAACTATACTGATAATCTTGTCGTTATTATAGTCAAAAAAGTTGCCAGTTTTTTAGGGAATAATTCCTGTTTTCCATTTCAACAAAGCCGATGTCGATCTGGAGCGGTTTTGGGGATAATTTTGCTCTCTCCAAAACCGATTGGTTTTAGTTTTTACTACTCGATCGAGTTAATAAAACTGACCCGAACAGTATTAAGGCGATCAGAGTTGATGGTTCGGGAACTGTTTGAAAATCTAGGTTAAAAATTCCTGACTCTCCCCAAGAAAGGCTAAGATCTACCAGCTTAAAACTGGCTGAATATTTTCCCGGTCGAGAGGCAAGAAACTTCGGTAAAAAGGAGAAGTTATCACCAGTCCCGATCGCATAGATATCGCCAGCATTAGCTAAAATTGTCTGTCCTAAAGAGTTAGCTACGGTTAATCCATCACTAATCTCTAACAGTTGTAAGGATAGGTTGGCATTACCTAAAGACCGATTCCACCGTCCCCCAGAACTGTTAAAAAGAGCTTGTTCTCCCAAGTCAGAGGAATTATTAATAGTTGCCACTGATTGCATCAGTAGATTGCTATATTCCTCCCCAGTGGCACCACTAACAAAACTATTCTGAAAAATTCCTTTTCCTGCAATTAAGGAGAGAGGAGGCAATAGAGACCTGTAGAACCATGATTTCTCTCTTTAATTAGAACAATAATCATTATCATCTTAGCGGAAAACCCTTGTTCCGATTCACTTTTGCCAACAAAGTTAATTTAAGTTAACAGGAACAATGCTGTCTGAATAAGTTGCCCGCGCATCTAATATGGGTCTAGGTCGATAAGTACCTAGGCAAAATTATTTACACATGACGATCATTGCCCCGTAAGGGTTTTAGCTCGATCGGGCAGGTAATTAATTTTGCATGACTACTTAAAAGAACAGGCAACAAACAAAGCTGTAAGTAGGGAGGCACAATTATTTGTAGGATGGGTTAGCGGTAGCGTAACATAATCGGGCGTTGGGTTTCATGCCTGACAGGGGGACAAGCAAGCTGAAAAGCTTATGTAGCATGGAATACAGACACAGACTCCCAAAAAAGATAAGTCATATTTACCATATATGACCTAAATAACGAAAATGATAAGTGAACTATACCAGAAAGTGTTAGAAAATGAACTGGGGCGAGCCAGATATCTACTGTTGTTAATGGTAGTTGGAACCTTGCAAATATTGAAGCAAGCAAAGTTAGAGATATTAGCTGAAGCCTTACCAATACCAATCCTGTTTGAGAGTCGGAGAAAAAAACTAAAAAGATTTTTAAAGCTGGAAATTCTGAATATTGAAAAAATCTGGTTTCTCTGCTTAAAAGAGATGTTAAAACAGCAGGAGAGATTCACAATAAAAGGATTAGTATATATTGCCATAGACCGAAGGAGTTGGGGAGCAATTAATATCTTGATGGTGAGTCTAATTTATGACAAGAGAGCCATGCCAATCTATTGGGAGATATTGGATAAAAAAGGAAGTAGTAATCTCGAAGAACAGCAGCGAGTATTGGGGAAAATATTGACGGTGCTATTAGGTCATAAAATCCTGGTGTTAGGAGATAGAGAATTTTGCTCGGTCAGTCTAGGAAAGTGTCTTCAGAAGCAGAGTTTGTACTTTTGCTTAAGACAAAAACAAAGTACAAATGTGAAGACAAAAGAAGGAATTTATCAAGAAATGAGAGAGTTAGGTTTAAGTCCAGGAACTAAACTATTTTTGAATGATGTCAATATGACAAAAGAGCAGGGATTTGGCCAGTTTAACTTAGCTGGTAAGTGGAAAAAAAACTATCGGGGTTTTCAAACAAAAGAACCTTGGTATATTCTGACAAATTTTGGGGATTTAGAGACGGCAATAATTGCCGATCAAAAAAGATTTGATATTGAGGAAATGTTCCGAGATTTTAAGTCGGGAGGCTATAGCTTAGAAGGTTCTCAATTAGCACCGCAATACTTATCAAAGCTGATAATTGTTATAGCTATCGCCTATACAAGTGCCACAATGCAAGGTAAAAAAATTAAGGATATGGGAATCCAAAAATATGTCACAAGACCTGAAAAAAGATATAAAGGTCAACGCAGACACAGCAGTTTTTATGTGGGTCAACATCTCTATCATTGGCTACAGCTACATCAAATGTTCCCAAAAAATATAGAAGAGCTAATGCAAATTAGCCGCTATCGGTTGAAGGATTACATCAAAGGACAAAGAGCGATATCGCTTGCCCTATCTACCTTCTAGCTCGCTTGTCCCCCTCTCAGGTTTCATGCTTCAACCCAACCTACGTTCATCTTATATTTAATTCCACTCACCCACTTACTAGATTTTGCAGTGGGGAATCTGGGTTAAAATAGACCGAGAAAGTTAACCAAAAAATTGTCTCGCTCAAGTGGGCGAAAATCAGCTTATGACCCTTGCGGTGGCGATCGAAAAGTTAAAAAAATCCTACGGTCAGACAGCAGCGGTTAAAGATATCTCCTTTACCGTGGCAGCGGCAGAAATCTTCGGTTTACTCGGTCCCAATGGTGCGGGGAAAACCACCACGATTCGCTGTCTTTGCACCCTTGCTAAACCCGACGGCGGCAAAATCGAGGTGGGGGGTGTCGATGCCCTGAATAACCCCAAATCCGCCCGTAAACGCCTGGGTTACGTTGCCCAAGAAGTCGCCCTCGATAAAATGCTCACGGGCCGGGAACTGTTGCAACTACAAGCGGCTCTCTATCACATTCCCGCTCAAAAGTCAAGAGATCGAATTAAAGAATTAATAAATCTTTTAGGATTAGAGGAATACGCCGACAAAAAAACGGGGACCTATTCCGGCGGCATCAAAAAACGGCTGGATTTAGCAGCGGGATTACTGCATCAGCCGGAAGTTTTGGTACTGGATGAACCGACTGTGGGCCTCGATATCGAAAGTCGTTTGATTGTCTGGGATTTTCTGCGACAATTGCGGGCGGCCGGAACCAGTGTATTAATTACCAGCCATTATCTCGAAGAAATCGACGCTTTGGCCGATAACTTGGCAATTATCGACAATGGTATCGTCATCGCTCGCGGTACCCCCTCACAACTGAAGGAGCAACTGGGCGGCGATCGCATTACCCTAAAAGTGCGAGAATTTTCCCCCGAGGAAGAGGCCTTGAAAGCGAAAGAGTTATTATCCCGTCTGCCTTTTGTCGAGGAAGTGATCGTTAATACCGCCCAGGGTAACTCCCTTAATCTTATCGTCACGGCCAATAGCAATCCTTTAAGCAAAATTGAACAAACCCTAGCCGAATCAGGATTACCCGTGTTTAGCATGGCCCAATCCCGTCCTAGTCTCGATGATGTCTATCTGGCGGCCACCGGACGCACCCTGATGGATGCGGAAATTGCCGCCGCCAGCAGTCGCGACCTCAAGGCGGAGAAAAAACAAGCGATGAAGGAATCCTAGTCCGGCGAGAAAAGCTGTAATATTGCCCAATTGCCCGGTTAAATCATCTATCTCAATGGAGCGATCAATTATATATCAATCATTATGAAAGATAAACGGGTATTGCTGACCGGCGGTACGGGAGGACTGGGTTTAGGAGTCACTCCGGCGGTTTTACACCATGGCGGTCATCTAACCATGACCTATCGGGAGGAAAGGGAGGTAGGTCGTCTGAAATCTCGGCTGAGTGCGGCGGAATTTGAGCGTATTCGCTTTGTCAGGGTGGATTTAACCCAAGAAACTGCCGTGGCTAGATTAATTGATGATCTCGGTCGGGTCGATGTCTTAATTCATCTAGTCGGGGGTTTTACCATGGGGGCGACGGAGGAGTTTAGCTATGAAGATTGGCTAAAAATGTTCGATTTAAACCTCCATAGCACTTTTTTACTGTGTAAACACTGTTTACGCTCGATGAAACTTCATAATTATGGTCGTATCGTCACTATCGGTTCTCGTGGTGCCGTACAACCGGGGGCAAATTTGGCCGCCTATTGTGCCTCGAAAGCGGCGGTAGTGGCTTTAACCCAAGCGATCGCAGAAGAAACCAAACAGACTAATATTACCGCTAACGTGGTTTTGCCAAGTGTTATCGATACTCCGGGCAACCGGGAAGCGATGGGAGAGGCAAATGCCAAGGACTGGGTAAGTCCCCAATCTCTAGCCGAGGTGATCTGTTTTCTGGCAGGGGAAGGAGCTAAGGACTTGCGCGGGGCGGCAATTCCCGTCTATGGTTCCCTGTGAGTGGTTTTTGTCTTCAGGCTGATACACTGATAACGGCGCTCGCTCTTGCTAAAAATTGGGTTTAATTTATGCTTATTCCGATTCTTATCAGTGTTACTATCTTACTTTTATCCTATCTGCTCGGTTCAATTCCCACGGGTTATTTAATCGGTAAATACAGCAAAGGTATCGATATTCGTGACTATGGTTCCGGTTCCACTGGAGCCACCAATGTGCTAAGAACTCTGGGAAAAACTGCCGGGGCGACGGTGTTATTAATTGATATGTTAAAGGGAATGGTGGCGGTGGCCCTGGTACGAGGACTATATTTTATTGATGTCAATCCTCTCCCAGAAAGTTGGTATTATTGGTTAATTATCGGGGCAGCATTGGGGGCAATCATCGGTCATAGTAAATCGATTTTCTTGAATTTTAGCGGTGGTAAATCCGTCGCCACCAGTTTAGGGGTTTTATTGGTGATGAATCCCCTAGTGGCTTGCGGAACTTTGGCGAGTTTTTTAGTTATTCTGGCACTTTTCCGGATTGTTTCTTTAGGTTCGATTATCGGGGCGCTGGTGGTGAATATTTTAATGGTTGTTTTCGATCAACCTCTCCCCTATATTTTATTTAGTTTGATGGCAGGAATCTATGTGATTGTTCGTCATCAGGGTAATATTAAAAGATTGTTGGCAGGGACGGAACCGAAAATAGGTCAGAAAGTACAGCAATCATCGGAAGTAAGTTAATAACTTTCTCAAGTCAGAATAACCACTGTGAAATGAAGTTGACGGCTCATCAGTTCTTTTATGACTAAGCTAAGACGCATTTTAACCGCCTATCCTTAGATTAGCTAAATCTCCCCCCGACGTCGGGTAGGGTTGGGGGGGTGTTGCCTCTTTCCCCATCTCAACAAGCAATCTTGTCTTTGAGGTTTAATTAAGACTGTCTGCTGTGGTTTTTAACCAAAGGATAAAACTATTAATATCTTCTTGGACTTGTAGCCATGTATTATAATAGTTATTAACCAGATTTTCTAGTTTTTGTTTTTCCAATTCAAAACCGTAGATATTGCGAACAACGTGCCGAAAGCTTAGGTATTCATTAAGTTTATGCACGGTATCTTCTCGTAATACAGCAGGACGATAATCTTGAGGTTTGCTCATACGATTTAATAGCCTTCTATGCCAGTCATAACTAGATGGTAAGCCACCATTTAACTCAGAAGCGATAATTTGAAAAATTCGTTCACATCCTGTATAGAAGTTATGGAGTTTTAGGGCTAAACTTTCGGCACAAATATGGGCTAGTGCCGGGTTGGTTAGCATTTCCGCTTGAACTAAACGCATTTGGCTTTCTAGCCGATTTAATCTATTAACTTCAGTGGCAATATCAAGGGCGATTTCTTGTAATTCACTGGCACTCATCGGACGCATAAAGACATTCTCCTGTTTGCAAAACTCTGTTAAGAAAATGAGGTTCTAAGTCTTCTATAGGCTTTAAATCAATCCAGCGAGTGCTAATTAAATTAACTTTTCCTAAAGCTTGAAAAAAACTTTCTGGGGGTATGCCAGCCACTGCTAGATCAATATCAGAAGTTTCCTGAAATTTACCTTTAACTAGAGAACCAAACAGGATAATTTTTGTAATTGGGAAATTTTCTTTTAAATAATCAATAACTGGCGGAAGATTTTTCCTTGCCTCTT contains the following coding sequences:
- a CDS encoding SAM-dependent methyltransferase translates to MTTDNQTEYVAALTDLHRGLDRKGPGDSDFSLKILSNLSILPLKPRIADLGCGSGASALLLAQYYQSPVMAVDSSSVFIDELKTRAKQLGLEHLIIPIHGDMAKLDWSVGSVDLLWSEGAAYNLGFEQALKIWRPLVSNNGIAVISEMSWFTDELPEPAVAYWQNAYHTMGNEFENIVRANRSGFKVLSTQRLPSQVWWLNYYQPLRERIGQLEISPSSPSVIRETEEEMKLFEKFSNFYGYTFYVLQAA
- a CDS encoding TolC family protein, whose translation is MLLLRYGITVSAVLGLIFLAESSVKAQTQSAADLLKKPRPTANPVSQLPGPSAAPATTEADPKAPNYLNPSGNPLIFPTKPDEVGIRVVQPITLNQAIELALKNNQTLQTARVDLEIARAQLKEQQAALLPTAEAETSLTQDQSAAAQRQNNLARQQGIPAVTPEDSTNLQGSVRIVYGVYTGGERTAQIKRAEKVIRQRELEVERVSEQTRFDATDAYYELQRGDAQVAISQAAIEDASQSLRDAQLLEQAGLGTRFAVLQAEVDLANANQDLTRAISTQRISRRRLAQILSVGQHIELTAADEIREAGTWGLSLDDSIVLAYKNRAELEQQLLQREISEEDRSIAISAVIPQVDLLGEYNVLNDLSDDAGFGDGFSVGGRIRWTFFDGGRAFARARQAERNIDRADTEFSLRRNEIRLQVEESYYNLISNQENIKTSQKSIESATESLRLARLRFQAGVGTQTDVINSQRDLTDARSRYLQAIVDYNKSLNSLQRAISNLPDNRLFEVR
- a CDS encoding addiction module antidote protein yields the protein MATIQTYPWDAADHLKTKEDIAAYLEAALEDGDPSLVVAALGDIARSQGMTRIARETGLGRESLFDILAAVKRTAIPHHATFLGWSRQWG
- the ggt gene encoding gamma-glutamyltransferase; its protein translation is MTRKSKGAIAAGHPKTAEAGQLILEMGGNAFDAIVGSILAACVVEFTLASAGGGGFLLAHTKEKVNTLFDFFCQTPKYKKPLTNIDFYPVAIDFGGASQDFHIGRGAIATTGALRGLEIVQKKLGKLPFTVVAEPAIEYARQGYILSQYNGFCLRLLSSILLKDREGVKVYAPQGQLLQTGDRCVMRDFANTLEELSKKGVKDFYEGEIAHQIAKDMQEGGYLTLEDLSHYQVLERKPLKTQYRGYEILTNPPPSSGGILLAFALKLLERVNLSALEHLGAKHLQILTEVMALTNQARAQGYDNFIHQEGIEDKFLSPEFLGKYPNKWGSTTHISVIDGEGNAASATFSNGEGSAYTVPGTGIMLNNMIGEADLNPFGFHNWPVDRRLSSMMSPTMILEEEKPRFVLGSGGSNRIRTAILQVISNLIDFRQSLPYAIAASRIHWENQQLGIEPLEDRENLLENLVLPANTQVSRWQEQNMFFGGVHGVAVNDWGELTATGDPRRDGVGLVMGDF
- the lpxD gene encoding UDP-3-O-(3-hydroxymyristoyl)glucosamine N-acyltransferase — protein: MKFSEIAQKLSPLVQSQSLTAYPDRNPQIKAITPIETALVDTISYIEGGKFAAFVAKTDATALILPLDTNLQQQADERGIAWLASANPRLLFAHAIKLFYQPFQPQPYIHATAVVHPSAKIGHKVAIGAHAVVEANVTLGDGVCIHPNAVIYPGVHIGDRTILHANCTIHERVQIGNDCVIHSGAVIGAEGFGFVPVPEGWFKMEQSGIVVLEDGVEIGCNSTVDRPAVGETRIGSQTKIDNLVHIAHNCQIGQACALAGQVGMAGGVKLGNRVILAGQVGIANQAVIGDGAIATAQTGIHNDIGAGEVVSGSPAMPHKLFLKVAAAYKRLPEIYQAVKQLKK
- a CDS encoding all3515 family Zur-repressed PEP-CTERM protein; the protein is MPPLSLIAGKGIFQNSFVSGATGEEYSNLLMQSVATINNSSDLGEQALFNSSGGRWNRSLGNANLSLQLLEISDGLTVANSLGQTILANAGDIYAIGTGDNFSFLPKFLASRPGKYSASFKLVDLSLSWGESGIFNLDFQTVPEPSTLIALILFGSVLLTRSSSKN
- a CDS encoding IS4 family transposase, yielding MISELYQKVLENELGRARYLLLLMVVGTLQILKQAKLEILAEALPIPILFESRRKKLKRFLKLEILNIEKIWFLCLKEMLKQQERFTIKGLVYIAIDRRSWGAINILMVSLIYDKRAMPIYWEILDKKGSSNLEEQQRVLGKILTVLLGHKILVLGDREFCSVSLGKCLQKQSLYFCLRQKQSTNVKTKEGIYQEMRELGLSPGTKLFLNDVNMTKEQGFGQFNLAGKWKKNYRGFQTKEPWYILTNFGDLETAIIADQKRFDIEEMFRDFKSGGYSLEGSQLAPQYLSKLIIVIAIAYTSATMQGKKIKDMGIQKYVTRPEKRYKGQRRHSSFYVGQHLYHWLQLHQMFPKNIEELMQISRYRLKDYIKGQRAISLALSTF
- a CDS encoding ABC transporter ATP-binding protein, producing MTLAVAIEKLKKSYGQTAAVKDISFTVAAAEIFGLLGPNGAGKTTTIRCLCTLAKPDGGKIEVGGVDALNNPKSARKRLGYVAQEVALDKMLTGRELLQLQAALYHIPAQKSRDRIKELINLLGLEEYADKKTGTYSGGIKKRLDLAAGLLHQPEVLVLDEPTVGLDIESRLIVWDFLRQLRAAGTSVLITSHYLEEIDALADNLAIIDNGIVIARGTPSQLKEQLGGDRITLKVREFSPEEEALKAKELLSRLPFVEEVIVNTAQGNSLNLIVTANSNPLSKIEQTLAESGLPVFSMAQSRPSLDDVYLAATGRTLMDAEIAAASSRDLKAEKKQAMKES